GAGACACCATGAAAATCCTCGATCAGCAGTTCATCAACAACCAGTGGGTGCTCTCTGAAGGCACGCGAAAGCTGGAGGTGGTTAATCCGTACCGCGAAGAAGTGATCGCACGCGTCACGGCGGGTGCCGCTCAGGATGTCGACGCTGCGGTGCAAGCAGCACGACAGGCTCAGCCCGCGTGGCAGGCGCTAGGCGGCGCGGTGCGTGCGGAGTATCTCGACGGCTTTGCAGGCGCCTTGACCGCCCGGCGCGAGGCGCTGATCGAGCTGAGTGCCACCAACAACGGCAAGCCGCTAATGGAAGCGGGCATCGACCTGGATGACGCGATTGCCTGCTATCGCTATTACGCCGGCCAGGCGCGGGCGCTGGACGCCCGCCAGGGCGAACGGGTCGAGGTCGAGATGGAGGGCGTCGAGGCGCGGGCCTACCTGGACCCCGCCGGCGTGGTTGCTCTAATCACGCCCTGGAATTTTCCGTTGGTCACCAGCGCCTGGAAGCTCGCCCCGGCCTTGGCTGCCGGTTGTACCGTGGTGCTGAAGCCTTCCGAAGTGGTGCCGCTGCCCGAGCAGGCGCTGGCGGAAATCGCACTGGACATCGGCCTGCCCGCGGGCGTGCTGAATCTCTTGAACGGCGATGGTGACGGCATTGGCGCGCCGCTGGCAAGTCATCCGGGCGTAGACAAAATCTCCTTCACCGGCAGCAACCGCGTGGGCGAGGCGGTGATGAAGGCCGCGAGCGCGCGCACTGCCGGGGTATCGCTGGAGCTTGGCGGCAAGTCGCCCATTCTGGTGATGGAGGACGCGGATCCTTCGCAGGCCGTCGACTGGGTCATGGCGGGCATCTACTTCAACGCCGGCCAGATCTGCTCGGCGACCTCGCGCCTTTTAGTGCACGAAGACGTGGCCGAGGCGCTTTTTGAGGCGCTTGCCACGCGAATGGACGCGCTCACTCTGGGCGACCCGCTTGACGAGGGCACTGACCTGGGCCCGCTCACCAGCGCCAGACAGCGGGACGCCGTCAACGGCTACCTGGATATCGCCGAACAGGAAGGGCTGACCGCGGTACGCGATCACACCCACTACACCTTGCCCGAGCAGGGCTACTTCGCCGCCCCGACGCTTTACCGCGACGTGCCGGTAGAAAGCCGCCTATGGCGCGAGGAGATCTTCGGCCCCGTGCTCTGCGCGCGCAGCGTCAGGGATGAGGCGGAGGCGGTCGCGCTCGCCAACGACAGCGACTTTGGCCTCGCCGCCACGGTGATCAGCGGCGACGTTGATCGCGCCAGGCGCATCGGCCAGCAACTCAAGGCTGGCAGCATCTGGTACAACACCGAGCAGCTGGTGCTACCGGAGACCGCCTGGGGTGGCTTCAAGCGAAGCGGCATCGGCCGCGAGCTTGGGCCCTGGGGGCTCAGTGCGTATCTGGAGGTGAAGCACGTGGTGGGGCCGGCCTAGCGCGCCGGCATTGGGTAGCGCCGGTCCCACTTGCCGGCCTTGACCACCTGCCCGGGCACGTCGTGACCGACGAGCTCGGGCAGCATGGCGGCCACTTCCAGCAGGGCGTCCAGATCCACACCGGTGTTCACGCCCATCGCCTCGAACATGTGCACCAGGTCCTCGGTACAGACGTTGCCCGTTGCGCCCGGCGCGAAGGGGCAGCCGCCAAGGCCCCCCAGGGCCGAGTCGAAGCGGGTGATGCCCGCCTGCCAGGCGGCCAGCGCGTTGGCCAAGCCCATGCCGCGGGTGTTATGCACGTGCAGGGTGAAAGCGGTGCCTGGCCAGCGGGCGATGACCGCTTCACAAAGCGCCTTCACTTGGGCGGGGTTGGCCATGCCGGTGGTGTCGCACAGCGTGACGCCCTGAATCCCGAGGGCGACCAATTGCTCGATGAGTTCCAGAACGCGCTTCTGGGGGACTTCGCCTTCGAACGGGCAGCCGAAGGTCGTCGATAGCGAGGCGTTGACGAACACGCTGTTTTCCCGCGCCACGTCCAGGATTTCGCCAAAGCGCTCGATCGACTGCTCGGGCGTCATGCGCAGGTTGGCCAGGCCGTGGCTGTCGCTTGCCGACATGACCAGGTTGAGTTCATCGACTTGGCAGGCCAGAGCGCGTTCAGCGCCCTTGAGGTTGGGCACCAGCACGGTAATCTCGACGCCGTCGCGGCGCTTGATGCCGTTGACGACTTCTGAGGCGTCCGCCAGGTTGGGGATCGCCTTGGGCGAGGTGAAGGAGGTGGCTTCGATACGCGCAAGGCCGGTTTGGGAGAGCGCGTTGATCCAGCGGATCTTGTCCGGCGTGGGCACGAAGCGCTTCTCGATCTGCAGGCCATCGCGGGGGCCGACTTCATTGATCTCGATGCGCTCGGGGCAGGGAGTTTGGGGGATCATGGTGCGCTCCTTAAATGATGCCGGCGCCGCGCAGCTTGGCGCGGGTGGCCTGGTCGATACCGAGTTCGTCGAGCACTTCCTCGGTGTGCTGGCCAAGTTTTGGGCCGCCGTTACCGAGCCGCCCGGGGGTGGCGCTGAGTTTGGGTAGCACGCCGGGCACCTTCAGCGGCTCGCCGCTTTCGCGGGTATAGGTCTGAATCATCTCGCGGGCGATGTAGTGTGGATCAAACGCGATGTCCTGGGCAGTGTAGGGGTAGCCGGCGGGCACGCGGGCATCGTCCAGCGCTTGGAGAATCGCATCGCGCGGGCGCTGCTCGGTCCAGGCCTCAATGGCGGCATCGATCATGGCGGCTTCCCGGCTGCGCCCGTCGTTATGGGCAAGCGCCGGGTCCTCGGCCAGATCAGGGCGGCCGATCACGCCCATCAGGCGTTTGAAGATGCTGTCGCCGTTGCCGGCAATCAGCACGTACTCGCCGCCTTCGCAGCGGTAGGCATTCGAGGGCGTGATGCCGGGCAGGGCGCTGCCGCTTGGCTCGCGGACCTGGCCACTGGCGTCGAATTCCGGCAGCAGGCTCTCCATCATCGCAAAGACCGACTCATAAAGCGCCACGTCGATCTCCTGGCCCAGGCCGCTCTTCTGGCGCTCCTGCAGCGCGAGCAGCGTGCCGATTACCGCATAAAGCGCCGAGAGCGAATCGCCGATGCTCACACCCACGCGCACCGATGGCTCACCAGGCTGGCCGGTCAGGTAGCGAAGCCCGCCCATCGCCTCGCCGATCACGCCGAAGCCCGGCTTGTCGCGGTAGGGGCCGGTCTGGCCGTAGCCGGAGATATGCACCATGATCAGGCCCGGGTTAAGCGTTGATAGCGTCTCCCAGCCCAGATTCCAGCCATCCAGCGTGCCCGGGCGGAAGTTCTCGACCACCACGTCCGCCTCCTGGGCGAGCTTTCGAACGAGTGCCTGCCCCTCTTCGCTTCTAAGGTCCAGCGCCACTGAGCGCTTGTTGCGCGTCTGTACGTGCCACCAGAGCGAGGTGCCTTCTTCCATCATTCGCCATTTGCGAAGCGGGTCGCCTGTCCCGGGCGGCTCGATCTTGATGATATCGGCGCCGAATTCGCCCAGTAACTTGGTGGCGAAAGGCCCCGCGATCAGCTGACCAAGTTCCAACACCTTGATGCCTTTTAGCGGTAGTTCACGAGTCGTTGTAGTCACCGACGGCCTCTCTCTATGACGGTTATAGGAGTATCCTTACCTTCAGCATGCTCAAGGGGTGCGCGTTCGACAATTAGGCAATCGATAAGCAGGACTTCGTGAACGACGAAAGGATGCGTTAGCATGAATATTCGTTTTCAGGAGACAGCCATGCGCCGGTTCGACTTCACGACATTGAAGCTTTTCATTTCCGTCGCGGATGAAGGCCGCCTGACCGCCGCGGCCGAACGCGAGCATCTGGCGCTGGCGGCGGTGAGCAAGCGCATGAGCGACCTGGAGGTGCTCGTGGGTACCACGCTTTTATATCGCAAGCCGCGCGGCGTGGAGCTAACGCCTGCCGGCCACGCTTTTTTGCATCACGCCCGCCAGATTCTGGATAACCTCGAGCGGCTGCAAGCGGAGCTGGACGAGTACAGCGAAGGCGTCAAGGGCCACGTACGTATCCACTCCAACACCTCCGCGATCATCGCATTTCTGCCACAGGATCTGAGTGCGTTTTGCACGCGCTATCCGGATATCAAGATCGACCTGCAGGAGCGGGTAAGCAGCGAAATCATCACGGCGGTACGCGATGGGCTCACCGATGTCGGCGTGTTCGCCGGCCACGTCGCCGCACCGGATCTCGAGTGCAAGCCTTATCGTCAGGATCGGCTCATGCTGGTCATGGCTGCCGACCATCCGCTGGCACAGCGTGAGCACATCACCTTTTTTGATGCGCTCGATTTCGATTTCATCGGCCTACAGCAGGATACCTCCCTTCACTCCCTTCTCCTCGAGCAGGCGCAGCGAACGGGCGGCGCGCTGCGCATGCGTATTCAGGTGCGAAGCTTCGATGCCATTTGCCGAATGATTCACCACGGCATGGGGATCGGTATTCTGCCCGAGCAGACGATCTATCGGGATTTGCGAGACCTTCGGCTGACAAGCATTCCATTGGCCGAGCCCTGGGCGCAGCGTGAGCTGGTGATCGGCATGCGCCGCTACGCAACGCTTTCGGCCACCGCCCGACATCTGGTCGATCATCTCACTCGAAAAGTGCCTGCTGACGCCGCAACGTGAGTCTCGCCGCATGCTTCTTTAGTCGTATAGCCTTTGAGGTACCCCTATCAATGACCCGTCCTGACAGCGTTTAAAGCCATCGTATTTGACGAAGGCTGCCTTCACGAACGTCGATTTGAGCCCTGACACCCCTTGTTTCAAGATCGAGCCAACACACAGGCTGCCCCAGGGTGTGCAGCGCCTAATAACGACAACCGTAGAGAGTCACGACAATGCGGAAATCACTACTGGCCACGCTGGCAGGTGTTGGCATGTTGACGGCGACGCCGTTCGTACTGGCCGACACGATCGAAATCCAGGTCAACAACACCATGAGCGAGGGCGGCTCGGAAAGCGCCGCCGTCGAACGCTTCGCTGAGTACCTGGAAGAGCAGGCACCCGGGCGTTTCGACGTTCGCCCTTTCCTGGCAGGCTCGCTTGGTGGCGAGGATTCGGTGCTGGAGCTTCTCAATCTGGGGCAGACCCAGATCTCGCTGACCGGTGGCAACTGGCGCCAGCAGTACGCGCCGGAATATGACGCTATCACCGTGCCGTTTCTGTTCACCACGTGGGATCAGGTCGACCGCTATCTCGACAGCCCCTCGGGTCAAACCATGGTGGAGCAGGCCGAACAGCGCGGCGGGCTCAAGTTCCTGGGGCTTCAGCACCGTGGTCCGCGCCACATGACGGCCAACAAGGAAATCCATACGCCCGAGGACCTGGAAGGCTTTCGTTTGCGTCTCCCGTCACTGCCGATCTGGCTGACGGTATGGGAGGAGATTGGTGCGCAGGTGGTGAACGTGCCCGCGCCGGAAATCTATCTGGCGATGCAGACCGGCCAGGTGGACGGACACGAAAACTCGCTCTCCTCACCCTATACCCGGCGCCTGTGGGAAGTGCAGGACTACCTCATCATGACCAGCCACGTGCAGTTCCCCTGGAGCTGGGTGGCGAGCGCGCGCTGGTGGGATGGTTTGAGCGAAGAGGATCAGGCGCTGATCAGCGAGGCCGTGGACGTGGCGCGCGAGTACGGTAACGAGCAAGAGCGCGAACTCGACGACTACTACCTCGACGCGCTTCAGGAAGAGGGCATGACGGTCATCGAGCCCGATGTCAAAGCATTCCGCGAAGCGGCCATGCCCGCCATCGACGAGGTGCTATCCGAGATGGCCGAAGGCGTTCGTGACGATGCCGTCAACGCCAGCGCCGTCCCGGCCGAATGATTGACCGGCGGCGCTCGCGCGAGCGCCGCCTCTTTTAGCCGCCCCTTGTTATAAGCGAAGGAGTGAATTCGTGGATGAAACATTGCCGCCTGCGGGCGGCGTTGATCGTTTTGCCTTTGGCGTATTACGCCTTGTCACCCGTGTGTGCGACGCCCTGGGGGTTGCCATCCTGGTGGGCATACTGGGGCTTGTCGTCACCGCGGTGCTGGCGCGGGACTTTCTGAACTGGGGAATGCCCTGGAGCGAGGAAGTCGTGTCGCTGATGGCCATTTACGCCGTTGGTTTAGGATCGATCTCGGCCTGGGTGCGAAGCGATCATCTGGTCGTCGATCTTTTCAGCCACCGCCTGAACGGGCTGGGCCGCCAGGTGCAGTACCGGTTCATCGCGCTGGTATCGCTTGGCTTTTTTGCCCTCGCGGGCTGGGGCGCCTGGGTCATGGCAAAGGCCAGTGCCTACAACAATACCGTCTCGCTCGGCATCAGCTTCACCTATCTCTATTACGCGCTGTTGCTGAGCTTTGCCTGTATGGCGCTGATCGCGCTTTGGCAGGTGCTTCGCGGTCCGGTTAGCTGGGGCGTCGAAACCGCTCATGAGGAGCACGCCCCATGACCGAATTGGCTATTTTCGTTGGCGGGCTGCTGGGGCTGATGATGATCGGCCTGCCCGTGGTGGTCGCCATTGGCGTGACCTCCTTTATCGCGCTGGCGGTGACCGGCGCGGGCGGCCTGCCGGTGGAGCTTCTGTCGCTTCGCATGGTGCAAACGCTCAACAACTTCACGCTACTGGCCATACCGCTGTTCATTCTGGCGGCCAACATCATGAACCTGGGCTCGACCACGACGCGAATTTTCGATTTCGCCACCGCGCTGGTGGGCTTCACTCGCGGCGGGCTTGGCCACGCCAACGTGGTGGCGAGCTCCATTTTCGCCACCATGTCCGGCACCGCCGTCGCCGATGCCGCGGGACTTGGCAGCATCGAAATCAAGGCGATGAAAGAGCGCGGCTACGCGCTCGATTACACCACCGGGATCACCGCGACCTCGAGCGTGGTGGGCCCTATTCTGCCGCCGAGTATCGCGCTGGTGGTGTACGGCTGGCTTGCCAACGTCAGCATCGGCGGGCTGTTCATGGCGGGGCTGCTGCCCGGTATTCTGATGGCCGCGCTGCTGATGGGCATGACCGTGTTTCTCGGCGCGACCGGGCGGGTCAAGATGCCCGAGCCGACCCCGTTCGACGGCGGCGAAGTGCTGCGCACCGGCCAGCGGGCGATGTTACCCCTGTTGATGCCGGCCATCATCGTCGGCGGTATCTGGGGCGGCTTCTTCACGCCTACCGAAGCCGGCGCCATCGCCTCGCTCTACGCCATCGTCCTCGGCGGCGTGATCTATCGCGACCTGACGCTGAAGAGTCTGTATGACGCCTTTCGCCGCACGCTGATGTTCAGCGCGGTGATTCTGCTGATCATTGCGGTGTCGAGCTTCTACGGCTGGATTCTGGTGCGCATGGGCATCCCCCAGGCGTTGGCGGGCCAGGTTGCGAGCCTCGACATGCCCACCTTCGCGCTGTTGATCTGCTTTGCGCTGTTCTTTCTGTTGATCGGCTGCTTCATGTCGGTGATCGAAAGCATTCTGATCTTTACCCCGATCGTAGTGCCCGCCGCGCTGACCGCCGGCCTCGACCCGATCCACTTCGGCATCGTCATGGTCATTACGCTCTCGATCGGCGTCATCACGCCACCTTTCGGCACGGTGCTGTTCATGATGGTCAGCATCACCAAACTGCGCTACGGCCAGGTGGTCAAGGCGGTCCTGCCGTTTCTGATTCCGGTGATACTTGCGATTTTGCTGTTGATCGCCATTCCGGGGCTCGCGACCTGGCTTCCGGAGGTGATGGGATATTAAAAGGCCTCACTCTCATTTTTGAATGAGGTAAGTAAAACGCCGGCTCCCAAGCCGGCGTTTTGCTAACCCCGGTTGACATGACCACCCCGGCCCATGTGCCAACCGTAAACAAAATAATTCTCATTATTCCTGGTTTGGAACAGGCTTTGGCCTACGGTTTTTGTTGCAAGATTATGACGTGAAAGGACTTTAAGATAAGTGGTGCCAACCTGGTACGCCCGCTGCAATGAGTGGGCCGAGAGCGCAACGTCAGGATGACGAGTCACTCTCGTGTCGACTCAGTAAACGTGTTAACTGGGCATTTCATCTTTCGCCCACGTTTTAAAGCAGCAAAGCGAAACCACCAGGAGGTACGATCATGAAGAAGGAATCTCTGAAAAAGCTGGGTATCCTCGGCGTCTCTTTCGGGCTGATGGCAAGCCCACTGGCCTTTGCCGGTATGGAAGAAGAGACCACCACGCCACAGGAGCCAACGCCGCACGAAGACTCGATGCAGGAGGGGCAGGGCACCTACCAGAGTGATGAAACGGATCAACAGCCGGGTGTGACGACCGAGTACGAAGAGGAAGAGCAGGAATTTACTTACGAGGAAGAAGAGGAGGAGCAGGAGGAGTGGGAAACCGATACGGATACCGGCACCGACATGGAGTCCGACAGCAACTGGTAACCCGTTCCTGATCAAGGAGACACTGCTTCTGGCTCACGGATGAGCCACGAAACGCCCCGCCGATTGCGGGGCGTTTTGCGTTTAAAGGGCCTCGCTACCCCTGATTTGAGCGTTGGGCTAAGGTTAACGTTCTCCACTACGGCTTGAGCGCTTTCAAGCCGCCGACAGGGATGTACGTTACGTGCCGAGTTTTAACGAAGTGCCGGTATTGCCTCGGATCGAGGGGCGGGTCGAGGCGATCGATCTGGCCCGCGGTATCGCGATTGGACTGATGATTTTGAGCCACACCGTCAGCGGGCTGGTGGGGATCCCCAACGTGCCCGAGTGGGGTATGGTGCCGGTGCATCTGCTCACCAAATTTTCCTCGTCGCTGTTCATTACGGTGTTCGGTATCGCGCTGGCAGTGGCGTTTCTGCCGCGCACACAAAACGAGGATTGGCCCCAGCGGCGGCTGAAGCTCTGGCTGCGTGGCCTCGAGGTGTGGTTTTGGTACAAGGCGCTGACCATCGTCGAAATGCTGCCCTTCTACGCCCCCGCCGACATCCTCACCACGCTTTTGTACGGCAACTTCGCCATCTGGGTGGAGATCCTCGGCTTCTACGCCATCGCACTCGTCTGGGTGCCGCTGATCCTGCCGCTATGGGCGAAGGCACCGCTGTGGTCGCGGCTAGCGGCGATTGTCGGGTTTACGGCGCTCTCTGCCTGGCTTCAGGGGTTCGATTTCGGCGGCCACGCCATTTTGAAGGCGCTGCTGGTCGATCATCCCGACTACTACGCCTGGGGGCAGCTAAGTCGCGCACCGCTCATTTTCATCGGGCTTTTGATCGGCGAGGCGGCGCTTCGCTGTCACGGCGAGCAGGGCGCGCAGCGCCGGCTGGTGCTAGCGTTGATCGCGCTCGGCGCGGTGATGGTCGGTGCTTTTTACGCGCTATCCGCAGCCCAGGGCGACGTGTACGCGGCCATGACGGCGGTGGCGAATAACGTCGGCAAGCATCCTCCAGGGCTTGCCTTCATGCTGTTCAGCGTCGGCGGGGCCTTCATCATTCTGGGCTTGGCATTGACCGGCGGGCGCGCCGCCGCCCGGGCACTTTTGCCGCTGACGCTGGTCGGAAGCGACGCGCTCAAGGCGTTCATTTTTCATATCGTGATGATCTTTCTGGTGCTGCGCTTTCTGCTGGGCTTGAACGACACCATCACGTACCCCCAAGCGCTGGGCGCCGGGGGGCTTTTGATTCTTGGCACGGCGCTCTGGATCTGGCTTACCCGCTGGATGGCCGCGCACCGCTAAACGCTGCGCGGTTCAGGTCGGCCTGAGCATGACGACACAGTAGTAACGACACAGAAGCAACAATACAGAGGAAACGCTTTGCGAGGGTTGATACGCACGCTCCAATACGGGCTTTTACTGGTGGCGCTTTCAATCGCGCTGCCGGCCCAGGCCGACTGGTATTTTGAAGTCGATAAACAAAGCGCTTGGCAGGGGAGTTTGAGCACGCGGCTGGCCACCGTCGAGGAGGCCTTTGGTGGAGCGCTGGGCGTCTACGTTCAGAATCTGAAAAGCGGCGAGGCGTTCTCCTGGCAGGCGGATACGCCGTGGTATCTGGCCTCATTGATCAAGGTGCCCGTGGCCGCCGAGGTGCTGGCCCGGCGCCAGGCAGGCGATCTGACGCTTGACCAGCGTCTGACGCTTGCCCAGAGCGATTTCGTCGACGGCGCGGGCCCGGTGATCTGGCACGACCCGGGCACGCCGATCTCGATCGAGTATCTGCTCGAACAGATGATCACCGTCAGCGACAACACCGCCACCGATATGCTGATCGACCGCGTCGGACTTCCCGCCGTCAACGCCCGGGCGGCGCAGATGGTCGCCGCCAGCGGCGGCGACCCAGGCGAGCTGGGCCCGATCACGACGCTCAAGGGGGTACGCCGGGGCGTGTACGGCGAGCTGCACCCCGAGGCGCGCTCGCTTGCCGGTACCGACTTCATCGAGCTTCGCAAACACCGCGTCAGCCAGCGCCCCGCGGCGCTGGCGCGGCGGCTGGGCGCTTCCTCCCAGACCCTTCGCCAGCCCGACTACGCCAGCGCCTTCGATGCCTACCAGCGCACTGGCGAAAACACCGCGACGCTGCGCGCCTACGGCGATCTGCTCGCCTCGCTCGAAAACGCTGGGCAGGGCGACCTGGACGCCACCCAGCGCCAAGCGCTGATCGAAGTGATGACGCGCACCCGCTCAGGCCAGGCGCGCTTGACGCGTGGCCTGGGGGAGAGCATTACCTTTGCCCACAAGACCGGTACTCAGCATCACCGAAGCTGCGACGCAGGGCTTGCGTACAGCGAGGCGGCTGCGCAAACCGCGGGCCCCTGGGTGATCGTTACCTGCACCCGCGGGGGGCAGCCGCGCGCCGCCCATGAGCAGGCGCTGGCTCGCGTGGGCGAAGCGCTCAGAATCACCGGCGCGGTAGGCGCACCCTGAGCCCCCAGGTGGGCGGCGTGCGTGTTAAACTGAGGCCTCTAACTCATGGCTCACTTAAACGAACCCAATGGAGGCTTATCATGGCCAGTGCCAGCGCCCGTCATATTCTGGTAGACAGCGAAGAGCAGTGTCTCGCGCTGAAGCAAGAGATCGAAAACGGCCGCGACTTCGCGGACGTGGCAAAAGAGCACTCGAACTGCCCGTCCGGTCGTCAGGGCGGCGAGCTCGGTACCTTCGGCCCCGGCCAGATGGTCCCCGAGTTCGACAAGGTGGTCTTTAACGGCGAGCTGAACCAGGTCCACGGCCCGGTCCAGACCCAGTTTGGCTACCACCTGCTCGAAGTCACCAGCCGCAGTTAATCGGCCTGTTGCCGGCCGGCCTCACCCGCCGGCCGCTTTGGGCCGCCAGGCACCGTGGCCCGTCGCGGTGTGAGGAGCACGCCTTGAACGACCCCATCATCTCGATCGAGGGCTTGAATAAAACCTACGAAGGTGGCTTTCAAGCGCTCAAGCACGTGGATTTGTCCATCCAGCGTGGCGAAATTTTTGCGCTGCTCGGCCCGAACGGCGCGGGCAAGACCACCCTGATCAGTCTGGTATGCGGGCTGGTCAACCCAAGCGCCGGGCGCGTGAGCGTCGACGGCTTCGACAACGTCAAGCAGTACCGCCAGGCGCGCGAGCGCATCGGCCTGGTGCCCCAGGAGCTGACCAACGAGGCGTTTGAAACGGTCTGGAACACGGTGAGCTTCAGCCGCGGGCTGTTTGGCAAAGCGCCAAACCCGGCCCACATCGAAAAGGTGCTCAAGTCGCTGGCGCTGTGGGACAAGCGCAATAACCGCCTGATCACGCTTTCCGGTGGCATGAAGCGCCGCGTATTGATCGCCAAGGCACTCTCCCACGAGCCGCGTATCCTGTTTCTCGACGAGCCCACCGCCGGCGTGGACGTGGCGCTACGCCGCGACATGTGGGAGGTGGTGCGCAAGCTTCGCGACGACGGCGTCACCATCATACTCACCACCCACTACATCGAAGAGGCCGAGGAGATGGCCGATCGCATCGGCGTGATCAACGGCGGTGAAGTGGTGTTGGTGGAAGAGAAAGCCGCGCTGATGAAAAAGCTCGGCAGCAAGCAGCTCACTCTTGAGCTACACACGCCGCTGCCGGCACTGCCGCCGCGCCTGCAGGTCGACACCCTGACGCTGAGTGGTGATGGCCGCTCGCTGGTGTATACCTACGATGGTCACCAGGAAGAGGAGGGCCGCGGCGTGTCAGCGCTTTTGAGCGTGCTCAACGAAGAGGAGATCCTGGTGAAGGATTTACATACCCGGCAGAGCTCGCTGGAGGATATTTTCGTCGATCTGGTCAAGGAGCGCTCATGAATCTCTACCCCGTCCGTTCGATCTACATGGCGGAAATGGCGCGCACCCGGCGCACGCTGTTGCAAAGCATCGTCTCGCCGGTGATCTCCACCTCGCTCTACTTCGTGGTATTTGGCGCGGCGATCGGCTCGCGCATTAGCGAGATCAACGGCGTGAGCTACGGCGCCTTTATCGTGCCCGGGTTGATCATGCTGATGCTTCTGACCCAGAGCGTGTCGAATGCCTCCTTCGGTATCTTCTTTCCCAAGTTTTCCGGCAGCATCTACGAAATTCTGTCGGCGCCCATTTCGTATCTGGAAGTGGTGGTGGGCTACGTGGGCGCGGCGGCGTCGAAGTCGATGCTGTTGGGGCTGATCATTCTCGGCACGTCGAGCTTTTTCGTGCCGCTGGAGATCGCTCATCCATTCTGGATGCTCGCCTTTCTGGTACTCACCGCCGTGACCTTCAGCCTGCTGGGTTTCATCATTGGTATCTGGGCGGATGGCTTCGACAAGCTGCAGATCGTGCCGCTTCTGATCATCACGCCGCTGACGTTTCTGGGCGGCAGCTTCTACTCCATCGATATGCTCCCGCCGTTTTGGCAGGCCGTGACGCTGGCCA
The window above is part of the Halomonas sp. GD1P12 genome. Proteins encoded here:
- a CDS encoding DUF1624 domain-containing protein, with product MPSFNEVPVLPRIEGRVEAIDLARGIAIGLMILSHTVSGLVGIPNVPEWGMVPVHLLTKFSSSLFITVFGIALAVAFLPRTQNEDWPQRRLKLWLRGLEVWFWYKALTIVEMLPFYAPADILTTLLYGNFAIWVEILGFYAIALVWVPLILPLWAKAPLWSRLAAIVGFTALSAWLQGFDFGGHAILKALLVDHPDYYAWGQLSRAPLIFIGLLIGEAALRCHGEQGAQRRLVLALIALGAVMVGAFYALSAAQGDVYAAMTAVANNVGKHPPGLAFMLFSVGGAFIILGLALTGGRAAARALLPLTLVGSDALKAFIFHIVMIFLVLRFLLGLNDTITYPQALGAGGLLILGTALWIWLTRWMAAHR
- a CDS encoding serine hydrolase, whose amino-acid sequence is MRGLIRTLQYGLLLVALSIALPAQADWYFEVDKQSAWQGSLSTRLATVEEAFGGALGVYVQNLKSGEAFSWQADTPWYLASLIKVPVAAEVLARRQAGDLTLDQRLTLAQSDFVDGAGPVIWHDPGTPISIEYLLEQMITVSDNTATDMLIDRVGLPAVNARAAQMVAASGGDPGELGPITTLKGVRRGVYGELHPEARSLAGTDFIELRKHRVSQRPAALARRLGASSQTLRQPDYASAFDAYQRTGENTATLRAYGDLLASLENAGQGDLDATQRQALIEVMTRTRSGQARLTRGLGESITFAHKTGTQHHRSCDAGLAYSEAAAQTAGPWVIVTCTRGGQPRAAHEQALARVGEALRITGAVGAP
- a CDS encoding peptidylprolyl isomerase, translating into MASASARHILVDSEEQCLALKQEIENGRDFADVAKEHSNCPSGRQGGELGTFGPGQMVPEFDKVVFNGELNQVHGPVQTQFGYHLLEVTSRS
- a CDS encoding ABC transporter ATP-binding protein, translating into MNDPIISIEGLNKTYEGGFQALKHVDLSIQRGEIFALLGPNGAGKTTLISLVCGLVNPSAGRVSVDGFDNVKQYRQARERIGLVPQELTNEAFETVWNTVSFSRGLFGKAPNPAHIEKVLKSLALWDKRNNRLITLSGGMKRRVLIAKALSHEPRILFLDEPTAGVDVALRRDMWEVVRKLRDDGVTIILTTHYIEEAEEMADRIGVINGGEVVLVEEKAALMKKLGSKQLTLELHTPLPALPPRLQVDTLTLSGDGRSLVYTYDGHQEEEGRGVSALLSVLNEEEILVKDLHTRQSSLEDIFVDLVKERS
- a CDS encoding ABC transporter permease: MNLYPVRSIYMAEMARTRRTLLQSIVSPVISTSLYFVVFGAAIGSRISEINGVSYGAFIVPGLIMLMLLTQSVSNASFGIFFPKFSGSIYEILSAPISYLEVVVGYVGAAASKSMLLGLIILGTSSFFVPLEIAHPFWMLAFLVLTAVTFSLLGFIIGIWADGFDKLQIVPLLIITPLTFLGGSFYSIDMLPPFWQAVTLANPVVYLISGFRWSFYGISDVSLWASVGMVALFLAVSLAMVGWIFHTGYRLKP